In Arthrobacter sp. SLBN-83, one DNA window encodes the following:
- a CDS encoding FadR/GntR family transcriptional regulator has translation MTRNLTADLAADLRNRIVDGVIQPGEKLPSENTLISDFGVSRTVVRAALTRLQAEGLVETERGRGSFALTPPADGPSEGLGIRPVVTTEDRLHLLAFRMGVETEAAALAARNRTERQLRAVSTALDTFTESSGHPAHAMKADFEFHRAVAAASGNPYFSDCLAALGQTMIAMPRTRLMTGVEHYARDHFDQVVLEHRSIRDAIADGDDAAAAAAMRTHLANSRRRFKASARPSA, from the coding sequence ATGACCCGGAACCTCACCGCGGACCTTGCCGCTGACCTTCGCAACCGAATCGTCGACGGCGTGATCCAGCCGGGTGAAAAGCTCCCCAGCGAGAACACGCTGATCAGCGATTTCGGCGTCAGCCGTACCGTGGTCCGCGCCGCCCTTACCCGGCTGCAGGCGGAGGGGCTGGTTGAAACCGAGCGCGGGCGCGGCAGTTTCGCCCTCACTCCCCCGGCGGACGGGCCCTCGGAGGGTCTAGGGATCCGTCCCGTGGTCACCACCGAGGACAGGCTGCACCTGTTGGCCTTCCGCATGGGAGTGGAGACCGAAGCCGCGGCGCTGGCGGCCCGGAACCGCACCGAGCGGCAGTTAAGGGCTGTGAGCACCGCGTTGGACACCTTTACGGAAAGTTCCGGCCACCCGGCGCACGCCATGAAGGCCGACTTTGAATTCCACCGCGCAGTGGCCGCCGCCTCCGGCAACCCCTATTTCTCCGATTGCCTGGCTGCCCTGGGGCAGACCATGATCGCCATGCCGCGCACCCGCCTGATGACCGGCGTGGAGCATTACGCCCGGGACCACTTCGATCAGGTGGTGCTGGAGCACCGCTCCATCCGGGATGCCATTGCCGATGGTGACGACGCTGCCGCGGCGGCCGCCATGCGCACCCACCTGGCCAACTCACGACGCCGGTTCAAGGCTTCGGCGCGCCCGTCCGCCTAA
- a CDS encoding FhaA domain-containing protein: MGLLDKVERGIEKAVRGVFSTGSKAQVEPVEIASRLRREVDHKALTVAAGRTLVPNVFDVQLSDDDFARAQEWGTPLAEELCDVVINHVRSQGYILQGPVRISFRRDTELRAGAFEIASTTEKSQGAGAAQPRPGVPAAPSRQPVRLQPVLDIDGQRYSLNAPSIVLGRSSEADIHIDDTGVSRRHLEIRTANGVTSAVDLGSTNGSYVNGQKVSGSTELTDGSTITMGRTKIIFRLLPANPGGRA; encoded by the coding sequence ATGGGTCTGCTGGACAAGGTTGAACGTGGCATCGAAAAGGCCGTCCGCGGCGTCTTCTCCACCGGTTCCAAGGCACAGGTGGAACCCGTGGAGATCGCCAGCAGGCTCCGCCGCGAAGTGGACCACAAAGCCCTTACCGTGGCGGCCGGACGCACACTGGTCCCCAACGTCTTCGACGTGCAGCTCAGTGATGACGACTTCGCCCGGGCACAGGAATGGGGCACGCCCCTGGCCGAGGAACTCTGCGACGTGGTGATCAACCACGTCCGGAGCCAGGGCTACATCCTCCAGGGCCCCGTACGGATCTCCTTCCGCCGGGACACGGAGCTGCGTGCCGGTGCTTTCGAAATTGCTTCCACCACCGAAAAGTCCCAAGGTGCGGGCGCGGCCCAGCCGCGGCCCGGCGTACCGGCGGCCCCGAGCCGGCAGCCGGTAAGGCTCCAGCCGGTCCTGGACATCGACGGCCAACGTTATTCGTTGAATGCGCCGTCCATCGTCCTGGGACGGTCGTCCGAGGCGGACATCCACATAGACGACACGGGAGTGTCCCGGCGCCATCTTGAAATCCGCACGGCCAATGGCGTGACCAGCGCCGTGGACCTGGGATCCACCAACGGCAGCTATGTCAATGGCCAAAAGGTCTCCGGGAGCACCGAACTCACAGACGGCTCCACCATCACGATGGGACGGACAAAGATCATTTTCCGCCTGCTTCCTGCCAACCCGGGTGGCCGCGCATGA
- a CDS encoding FHA domain-containing protein FhaB/FipA — MSDLTITALRFGFLLLLWVLIFSIVSAMRRDLMVGRKAAAGAPTARQVRRNPELAEAPSQPVKQQARQLVVVEGPLKGRTLPLAASPILLGRAQEATLVLEDDYASGRHARLFPQGSRWFIEDLGSTNGTYLGDQQLTRALPVEPGVPVRIGKTVIELRP, encoded by the coding sequence ATGAGCGACCTCACCATCACCGCGCTGCGGTTCGGCTTCCTGCTCCTCCTCTGGGTACTCATCTTCAGCATCGTCTCCGCCATGCGGCGCGACCTCATGGTGGGACGCAAGGCTGCGGCGGGTGCGCCCACCGCCCGGCAGGTCCGGCGGAACCCGGAACTGGCCGAGGCGCCGTCCCAGCCTGTCAAGCAGCAGGCGCGGCAGCTGGTGGTAGTCGAAGGCCCGCTCAAGGGCCGGACCCTGCCGCTGGCCGCCAGCCCCATCCTGCTGGGGCGCGCCCAGGAAGCCACCCTGGTTCTAGAGGACGACTACGCCTCGGGCCGGCATGCCCGGCTCTTCCCGCAGGGCAGCCGCTGGTTCATCGAGGACCTGGGTTCCACCAACGGCACCTACCTGGGAGACCAGCAACTTACCCGTGCCCTGCCGGTTGAGCCAGGGGTACCCGTGAGAATCGGCAAGACGGTCATTGAATTGAGGCCGTAA
- a CDS encoding PP2C family protein-serine/threonine phosphatase, whose translation MAVPENPATGSSPAQRPLIMRFAARSDVGRIRAKNDDSAYAGRHLAVVADGMGGHAGGDVASAATVLDMIHLDSPDQGDDAGTVLADEIQTANSLLSELVHMNPKLAGMGTTVTALLLADNKLHFAHIGDSRAYRLRDGEFKQISVDHTFVQRLIDEGRLRPEEAETHPHKNVLMRVLGDVDASPELDLDTLDAKPGDRWLLCSDGLNYVAGHAVERTVRETHNLHECAETLVELTLEAGSPDNVTVVMVDIVEETPDDVSTAAVDIVPPVQGSKPAAAAAAAPAAPAEKNAPAGPADGTEPGAKSRPDREDAKQDVEPGKEPAEGGAKDGGAEDGDAESGDAGSPEPGSTDPHLGEHLSAEVLREELASRPHELVGAAAAAAESGSIPTIAGRTVARRAATLLTHKAEPADPEDTLVPLRPRRWLAWSVAAAVLLVVAVGLWLGYAWTQTRYYVGEFDSRVAIYNGVSQRLGPIQLSSLEAVTDIRMDSLPPFSQQRVRQTVPANDLYDAQRIVKNLELTGTTSPEEECPKPSGSATSPAPSGSPAPTSTAPPASAAAPPPAPGASTAAPAPSAASPTPTPTITCEAAK comes from the coding sequence GTGGCCGTTCCTGAAAACCCCGCAACCGGATCCAGTCCGGCTCAGCGGCCCCTCATCATGCGCTTCGCGGCGCGGTCCGACGTTGGCCGGATCCGCGCCAAGAACGACGATTCCGCCTATGCCGGCCGCCACCTCGCGGTCGTCGCCGACGGCATGGGCGGGCACGCCGGCGGTGACGTCGCCTCGGCGGCGACGGTCCTGGACATGATCCACCTGGACAGCCCGGACCAGGGGGACGATGCCGGCACCGTCCTGGCCGATGAGATCCAGACCGCCAATTCGCTGCTCTCCGAACTGGTGCACATGAACCCCAAGCTCGCGGGCATGGGCACCACGGTCACCGCGCTCCTGCTGGCCGATAACAAACTGCATTTCGCGCACATCGGCGATTCCCGGGCATACCGGTTGCGCGACGGTGAATTCAAGCAGATCAGTGTGGACCATACGTTTGTCCAGCGGCTCATCGACGAAGGCCGGCTCCGCCCGGAGGAAGCGGAAACACACCCGCACAAGAACGTCCTCATGCGCGTCCTGGGCGATGTCGACGCTAGTCCGGAATTGGATCTGGACACCCTCGACGCCAAGCCCGGGGACCGCTGGCTGCTGTGCTCCGACGGGCTGAACTACGTGGCCGGGCATGCCGTGGAGCGGACGGTCCGGGAAACCCACAACCTGCACGAGTGCGCCGAAACCCTGGTTGAGCTGACCCTCGAGGCCGGCTCCCCGGACAACGTCACCGTGGTCATGGTGGACATCGTGGAGGAAACGCCCGACGACGTCAGCACCGCCGCCGTCGACATCGTCCCGCCGGTGCAGGGCAGCAAGCCCGCTGCCGCGGCAGCCGCCGCGCCCGCCGCGCCTGCCGAAAAGAATGCACCGGCCGGTCCTGCCGACGGCACCGAACCTGGTGCCAAATCCCGCCCGGACCGCGAAGACGCTAAACAGGATGTTGAGCCCGGGAAGGAACCGGCCGAAGGCGGTGCCAAGGACGGCGGCGCCGAAGACGGGGACGCCGAAAGTGGGGATGCCGGCTCCCCGGAGCCCGGCAGCACCGACCCGCACCTCGGTGAACACCTCTCTGCCGAAGTACTGCGCGAAGAACTTGCCTCGCGTCCGCACGAACTGGTGGGCGCGGCAGCGGCTGCGGCGGAGTCCGGGTCCATCCCCACCATTGCCGGACGAACCGTGGCCCGCCGGGCTGCCACACTCCTTACCCACAAGGCAGAACCCGCCGACCCCGAGGACACCCTGGTCCCGCTGCGTCCGCGCCGATGGCTGGCCTGGTCAGTTGCAGCCGCGGTGCTGCTTGTGGTGGCCGTGGGGCTCTGGCTCGGCTACGCCTGGACCCAGACCCGCTACTACGTGGGCGAGTTCGATTCCCGGGTGGCCATCTACAACGGCGTTTCCCAAAGGCTGGGACCCATCCAGTTGTCCTCCCTTGAAGCCGTGACCGATATCCGGATGGACTCCCTCCCGCCGTTCTCGCAGCAGCGGGTCCGCCAAACGGTTCCGGCCAACGACCTCTACGACGCGCAGCGGATCGTCAAGAACCTGGAGCTCACGGGAACCACCTCGCCGGAGGAGGAATGCCCCAAGCCTTCCGGCTCTGCCACTTCCCCCGCACCATCCGGAAGCCCCGCTCCGACTTCCACTGCACCGCCCGCCAGCGCCGCGGCTCCGCCGCCCGCACCGGGCGCGTCCACCGCTGCCCCGGCACCGTCGGCAGCTTCCCCAACACCCACTCCCACCATCACCTGCGAGGCGGCCAAATGA
- a CDS encoding FtsW/RodA/SpoVE family cell cycle protein produces the protein MSQVSSMPKPRRNVELALLLLALAVGIGANMLVGVDQEKAFDSDFWFQSSLLAVAALVFHGVLRFRAKYADPVILPLVVALNGLGLAMIHRLDPPGGDTGNNQLRWTLIAMAVAIAVIWFLKDHRVLRRFTFISLAASAVLLVLPLIPGISAGEILGARVWIRLGPMTFQPGEIAKITLAIFFAGYLSSNRDLILLAGRKIGPLQFPRFKDLGPMVAAWLVSIGVLVFQSDLGSSVLFFGLFIVMIYVATSRISWVVIGLALLLGGGFIASQVFSHVGLRIDGWLNAFTDEVYGRQYGGSFQIVEGLFGMANGGLVGTGLGQGRPDLVPFANSDMIIASLGEELGLIGLFAVVLMYLLLFTRGFRAALGTRDAFGKLLACGLSFAVALQCFVVIGGVTRLIPLTGLTTPFLAAGGSSLLANWIIVGLLLMISHTARGPVDTTPLPPSAGAESVGIDTPTEAVKHA, from the coding sequence ATGAGCCAGGTAAGCAGCATGCCCAAGCCTCGCCGCAACGTTGAACTCGCGCTGCTGCTGCTCGCCCTCGCCGTAGGCATCGGTGCCAACATGCTGGTGGGCGTAGACCAGGAGAAGGCTTTCGACTCGGACTTCTGGTTCCAGTCCAGCCTGCTGGCCGTTGCGGCCCTGGTGTTCCACGGTGTCCTCCGCTTCCGCGCGAAATATGCCGATCCGGTAATACTTCCGCTGGTGGTTGCCCTCAACGGACTGGGACTGGCCATGATCCACCGGCTGGATCCGCCGGGGGGCGACACCGGAAACAACCAGCTCCGCTGGACGCTGATTGCCATGGCGGTGGCCATCGCCGTCATCTGGTTCCTCAAAGACCACCGTGTCCTCCGCAGGTTCACGTTCATCTCACTGGCAGCCAGTGCCGTCCTCCTGGTTCTTCCCCTGATCCCCGGGATCAGCGCGGGCGAGATCCTCGGTGCCCGCGTTTGGATCCGCTTGGGGCCCATGACCTTCCAGCCCGGTGAAATCGCCAAGATTACCCTCGCCATATTCTTTGCAGGGTATTTGTCCTCGAACCGGGACCTGATCCTGCTGGCTGGCCGGAAGATCGGTCCGCTGCAGTTTCCGCGCTTCAAGGACCTCGGCCCCATGGTGGCCGCCTGGCTGGTCAGCATCGGAGTGCTGGTCTTCCAAAGCGACCTCGGGTCCTCCGTGCTGTTCTTCGGCCTGTTCATCGTCATGATCTATGTGGCCACCAGCCGCATCAGCTGGGTTGTCATCGGCCTGGCCCTCCTTCTGGGCGGCGGCTTTATCGCTTCGCAGGTCTTCTCGCACGTGGGCCTGCGCATCGATGGGTGGCTGAATGCCTTCACCGACGAGGTCTACGGCCGCCAGTACGGCGGCAGCTTCCAGATCGTTGAGGGGCTGTTCGGCATGGCCAACGGCGGGCTGGTTGGAACAGGCCTGGGGCAGGGCCGTCCGGATCTGGTTCCCTTCGCCAACAGCGACATGATTATTGCTTCCCTGGGCGAGGAACTTGGCCTGATTGGCCTCTTCGCCGTAGTCCTGATGTACCTGCTCCTGTTCACCCGCGGGTTCCGCGCCGCCCTGGGCACGCGCGATGCCTTTGGCAAACTGCTGGCGTGCGGCCTGTCCTTCGCCGTGGCGCTCCAGTGCTTCGTAGTAATCGGCGGCGTCACCAGGCTCATCCCGCTCACCGGTCTCACCACACCGTTCCTGGCCGCCGGCGGTTCATCGCTGCTGGCCAACTGGATCATTGTGGGACTGCTCCTGATGATCTCGCATACCGCGCGCGGGCCGGTGGACACCACTCCGCTCCCGCCGTCAGCGGGGGCGGAATCCGTAGGCATTGATACTCCAACCGAGGCGGTGAAGCACGCATGA
- a CDS encoding peptidoglycan D,D-transpeptidase FtsI family protein, whose product MNQAIRHSWVAAIAMFALIFGAISYVQVIGADALKDNPWNKRAILQTYCNDRGSIIVGGTPVAESVESNSETCKFQRTYPQPELYAGLTGYFSQNYGATGLEQSMGAELAGNSDQLFLDRVGQLFLGNQPKGASVELTIDPQIQQLAYNLIPDGQRGSIVVTNPKTGAILAMASKPSYNPNLVATQDPKAESANINELVKVPGVNLNQNVSGPTGELLAPGSVFKLVDTAAALASGKYNKDSVLPNPAEMPFDGIQYKLPNYAGGNCYTRDTASFAFALQQSCNTPFASIALDLGRDAIAAQAKKFGFGEDVGDLLKLGHATGNGFPDNLDKPGLAQSAIGQKDVRVTPLQVNMMTNAIANGGVQMAPSLVKTLRSPDLRVIAEPQPAQLRTSTTPEISKQITEWMTSVVTDGIAKGAAVPGVQVAGKTGTAELGNGTNNSWFTGFAPADNPKVSVTIVMEGVDIYAGAKLTSPNAKKIFEAVLNK is encoded by the coding sequence ATGAACCAGGCAATACGGCACTCATGGGTAGCGGCCATCGCCATGTTCGCCCTGATCTTCGGCGCCATCAGCTATGTCCAGGTGATTGGTGCGGACGCGCTGAAGGACAATCCCTGGAACAAGCGCGCCATCCTGCAGACGTACTGCAATGACCGCGGTTCCATCATTGTGGGCGGCACCCCGGTGGCGGAATCGGTTGAGAGCAACTCGGAGACGTGCAAGTTCCAGCGCACCTACCCGCAGCCGGAGCTGTATGCCGGCCTGACGGGATACTTCTCGCAGAACTATGGAGCCACGGGACTGGAGCAGTCCATGGGCGCCGAGCTGGCGGGCAACTCGGACCAGCTTTTCCTGGACCGGGTGGGCCAGCTCTTCCTGGGCAACCAGCCCAAGGGTGCCTCGGTGGAACTCACCATCGATCCCCAGATCCAGCAGCTGGCCTACAACCTGATCCCGGACGGCCAACGCGGCTCGATTGTGGTCACCAACCCCAAGACCGGCGCCATCCTGGCGATGGCTTCCAAGCCGTCCTACAACCCGAACCTTGTGGCCACCCAGGATCCAAAGGCTGAAAGCGCCAACATCAATGAGCTCGTGAAGGTCCCGGGCGTCAACCTGAACCAGAACGTCAGCGGACCCACCGGTGAGCTGCTCGCCCCGGGCTCGGTCTTCAAGCTCGTGGATACGGCCGCGGCCCTGGCCTCAGGAAAGTACAACAAGGACAGCGTCCTGCCCAACCCCGCGGAAATGCCCTTCGACGGCATCCAGTACAAGCTGCCAAACTACGCCGGCGGCAACTGCTACACCAGGGACACCGCCAGCTTCGCCTTCGCACTGCAGCAGTCCTGCAACACGCCGTTCGCCAGCATCGCCCTGGACCTGGGCCGCGACGCCATCGCCGCCCAGGCCAAGAAGTTCGGGTTCGGCGAGGACGTGGGTGACCTGCTGAAGCTGGGCCATGCAACCGGTAACGGGTTCCCTGACAACCTGGACAAGCCAGGACTGGCCCAGTCCGCCATCGGCCAGAAGGATGTCCGCGTTACGCCGCTGCAGGTCAACATGATGACAAACGCGATCGCAAACGGCGGCGTCCAGATGGCTCCCAGCCTGGTCAAGACCCTGCGGTCCCCGGACCTGCGCGTCATAGCTGAGCCCCAGCCGGCCCAGCTCAGGACGTCCACCACCCCGGAGATCTCCAAGCAGATCACCGAGTGGATGACCAGTGTGGTTACTGACGGTATTGCCAAGGGTGCCGCCGTCCCCGGCGTGCAGGTGGCAGGCAAGACCGGCACCGCCGAACTCGGAAATGGAACCAACAACTCGTGGTTCACCGGGTTTGCCCCTGCTGACAACCCGAAGGTCAGCGTCACGATCGTCATGGAAGGCGTAGACATCTACGCGGGAGCAAAGCTGACCAGTCCTAACGCGAAGAAGATTTTTGAGGCGGTGTTGAATAAGTGA
- a CDS encoding protein kinase domain-containing protein — translation MRPTTGITLGGRFQLTTRIAIGGMGEVWKAKDLVLGRIVAIKVLKEEYTGDPGFLQRFRAEARHTALLNHVGIANVFDYGEEEGSAYLVMELVPGQPLSSIIEHEQVLSPDRTLSIIAQTARALAVAHAQGLVHRDVKPGNLLITPDGRVKVTDFGIARLADQVPLTQTGQVMGTAQYLAPEQATGQTATGSSDIYSLGVIGYECLSGHRPFSGESQIAIALAQVNDAPPPLSDSLPAPVRALLMSMLAKDPKDRPANAIKLAEAAEAIRNGDISAARAAVPGMLLFDADTGPITAPVDTATAPTGVIGSQRDSPTATSALPVLGAGAAGAAAAMAAGAHGASAAGGDAPQGPLARANALAAQRNWDQQDDETYDGETYDDEPADEPRRKGRSPWTWPLVALILLLLFALVGFLLNQMGLFSPSSNPSSSATASSSAPPSSATPTRTTQSATPTQTRSTPTPTPTPEPTQATVNVIPEAYLGKPYRQVQAALAGLGLQVTVLPQESSSAAPGTVLELNPTGVMPKGSPITVIYATAPAPAPTTPAPTPTPTTSSQAGPTPLSPLASCAAGQTPGTPPTCTP, via the coding sequence GTGAGGCCTACAACGGGAATCACCCTCGGCGGCAGATTCCAGCTGACCACGCGGATCGCGATTGGCGGCATGGGCGAAGTCTGGAAAGCCAAGGACCTGGTCCTGGGCCGTATCGTCGCCATCAAGGTGCTCAAGGAGGAATACACGGGAGACCCCGGATTCCTGCAGCGGTTCCGTGCCGAGGCCCGCCACACCGCGCTCCTTAACCACGTGGGAATCGCCAACGTCTTCGATTACGGCGAAGAAGAAGGCTCCGCTTACCTGGTCATGGAACTGGTCCCGGGCCAGCCGTTGAGCAGCATCATCGAACACGAGCAGGTGCTGTCACCGGACCGTACGCTCTCGATCATTGCGCAGACCGCCCGCGCTTTGGCCGTGGCACACGCCCAGGGCCTGGTCCACCGGGACGTTAAGCCCGGAAACCTCCTGATCACGCCCGACGGACGGGTCAAGGTCACCGACTTCGGCATCGCCCGCCTGGCCGACCAGGTGCCGCTCACCCAAACCGGGCAGGTCATGGGAACAGCGCAGTACCTGGCCCCTGAACAGGCAACCGGGCAGACCGCCACCGGCTCCTCGGACATCTACTCCCTCGGAGTCATCGGGTACGAGTGCCTCAGCGGCCACCGTCCCTTCTCCGGCGAATCGCAGATCGCCATTGCTCTGGCCCAGGTGAACGACGCTCCGCCGCCGCTTTCGGACAGCCTGCCTGCTCCGGTCCGGGCGCTCCTGATGTCCATGCTGGCCAAGGATCCCAAGGACCGGCCTGCCAATGCCATCAAGCTGGCCGAGGCAGCGGAGGCAATCCGCAACGGCGATATCAGCGCAGCACGCGCCGCCGTGCCCGGCATGCTTCTCTTCGACGCAGACACCGGCCCCATCACCGCGCCGGTCGACACCGCCACCGCCCCCACCGGCGTCATTGGCAGCCAGCGGGATTCCCCCACCGCCACCTCCGCCCTCCCGGTACTGGGCGCGGGTGCGGCAGGTGCCGCAGCTGCCATGGCGGCAGGCGCGCACGGCGCCTCCGCAGCTGGGGGCGACGCGCCCCAAGGGCCGCTTGCCCGCGCCAATGCGCTGGCTGCCCAGCGCAACTGGGACCAGCAGGACGACGAAACGTACGACGGGGAAACGTACGACGACGAGCCCGCCGATGAGCCCCGGCGCAAGGGACGAAGCCCCTGGACCTGGCCTTTGGTCGCCTTGATCCTGCTGCTCCTGTTTGCGCTGGTGGGTTTCCTCCTGAACCAGATGGGACTCTTCTCGCCGTCCAGCAACCCCAGCTCCAGCGCGACCGCCAGCAGCAGCGCACCGCCGTCGTCCGCAACGCCCACGCGGACCACGCAGTCGGCGACGCCCACGCAGACGCGCAGCACGCCGACGCCGACACCCACCCCTGAACCCACCCAGGCGACGGTCAACGTAATTCCTGAGGCTTACCTGGGTAAGCCCTACCGGCAGGTGCAGGCAGCCCTTGCCGGACTGGGGTTGCAGGTGACAGTCCTGCCGCAGGAAAGCAGCTCGGCCGCCCCCGGCACAGTTTTGGAACTGAACCCCACGGGTGTGATGCCCAAGGGCTCACCCATCACCGTCATTTACGCAACGGCGCCGGCGCCCGCGCCCACCACGCCGGCACCAACCCCTACGCCCACAACGTCCTCCCAGGCCGGCCCCACGCCCCTCTCGCCGCTTGCAAGCTGCGCAGCGGGCCAAACGCCGGGCACGCCCCCTACCTGCACGCCCTAA
- the pknB gene encoding Stk1 family PASTA domain-containing Ser/Thr kinase — MNESPRTPLHREDSLPVDNRRVLSGRYELGNLIGRGGMADVYKGTDTRLGRTVAVKLLRPDMARDPQFQARFKREAQAVAALNHPSIVAIFDTGEHMVHDGSAEDVRVPYIVMEYVDGKTLRDLIRANDVTIDQAIDYTLGVLGALEYSHKAGIVHRDIKPANVMYCPGTNSVKVMDFGIARAIADSSATMTQTQAVVGTAQYLSPEQARGETVDARSDLYSAACLLYEMLTSRPPFVGDSPVSVAYQHVREIAEPASSLNPRVSPALDTVLAKALQKNRADRFQDAAAFRRALRAAKAGVPVPAVPASEAPTDPNDHVPEAAPPTEAFAAGGAAFLDDAPTGRLAATNLFHDDGGPAVPLELADEHEANTYDGGGYSAAAALPLGLPPEREQSNRQKSRRRAWIATLVIFTLLVLAGGGLWLYQTVNRPAPAPAKVQIPSVASLTETAALQELYNAGLRPRIARAANDTVPKGTAIGTDPAAGGSLDPGAEIILNVSDGPSSVKIPDSLPGKTEAAARDILRQVGLVGAPSTTTANSATVPAGIVITSNPAPGQNVGVGTSVELIVSTGKVVVPELRALTRDEAEAALKQLGLVPSVIEMENSQVEPGKVTDQSDPANTAVEQGKTITIVVAKAPPPPPAPTETPTPAPSATPTPKPTKKG; from the coding sequence GTGAATGAGTCACCTCGCACACCGTTGCACCGGGAGGACAGCCTGCCGGTGGACAACCGGCGTGTCCTGAGCGGCCGCTACGAGCTGGGGAACCTCATTGGCCGCGGCGGCATGGCGGACGTCTACAAGGGAACGGACACGCGGCTGGGCAGGACTGTTGCCGTCAAGCTGCTCAGGCCGGACATGGCCAGGGACCCGCAGTTCCAAGCGCGCTTCAAGCGTGAGGCCCAGGCCGTAGCCGCCCTGAACCACCCGTCCATCGTTGCCATCTTCGATACCGGCGAGCACATGGTGCATGACGGCTCGGCGGAGGACGTGCGGGTGCCCTACATCGTAATGGAATACGTTGACGGCAAGACGCTGCGTGATTTGATCCGGGCCAACGACGTCACCATCGACCAGGCCATCGACTACACCCTGGGCGTCCTGGGGGCCCTCGAGTACAGCCACAAGGCCGGGATCGTGCACCGGGACATCAAGCCTGCCAACGTGATGTACTGCCCGGGCACCAACTCTGTGAAGGTGATGGACTTTGGCATTGCCCGTGCCATCGCTGATTCCTCGGCCACCATGACCCAGACCCAGGCGGTGGTGGGAACAGCCCAGTACCTGTCGCCGGAGCAGGCCCGGGGTGAGACCGTGGATGCGCGCAGCGACCTTTATTCGGCTGCCTGCCTGCTCTACGAAATGCTTACCTCCCGCCCGCCGTTCGTCGGGGACAGCCCGGTATCCGTTGCCTACCAGCACGTCCGCGAAATCGCGGAGCCTGCCAGCAGCCTCAATCCCCGGGTGTCGCCCGCGCTGGACACGGTCCTGGCCAAGGCCCTGCAGAAGAACCGGGCCGACAGGTTCCAGGACGCCGCCGCTTTCCGCCGCGCCCTGAGGGCTGCGAAGGCCGGGGTACCGGTCCCGGCCGTGCCGGCGTCGGAGGCACCTACCGACCCCAACGACCACGTTCCCGAAGCAGCGCCGCCCACGGAGGCATTCGCTGCCGGAGGCGCTGCTTTCCTTGATGACGCGCCCACGGGGCGGCTGGCCGCTACCAACCTGTTCCATGACGACGGCGGCCCGGCAGTTCCGCTGGAACTTGCTGACGAGCACGAGGCAAACACGTACGACGGCGGCGGCTACAGTGCGGCCGCTGCCCTGCCGCTCGGCCTCCCTCCGGAACGTGAGCAGAGCAATCGGCAGAAGTCCCGCCGTCGTGCGTGGATTGCCACCCTGGTGATTTTCACCCTGCTGGTCCTCGCCGGCGGCGGCCTCTGGCTTTACCAAACCGTCAATCGCCCGGCCCCTGCTCCGGCCAAGGTGCAAATCCCATCTGTGGCGTCGCTGACGGAAACTGCTGCCCTGCAGGAGCTGTACAACGCCGGGCTTCGGCCCAGGATCGCGCGGGCGGCAAACGACACGGTGCCCAAGGGGACCGCCATCGGGACCGATCCTGCGGCCGGCGGTTCACTCGACCCGGGCGCAGAAATCATCCTCAATGTCTCCGACGGGCCCAGCTCGGTGAAGATCCCGGACAGCCTGCCCGGGAAAACGGAGGCCGCTGCGCGGGACATCCTGCGCCAGGTGGGACTGGTGGGCGCTCCGTCGACCACAACCGCCAACAGCGCCACCGTACCGGCCGGAATTGTGATCACCTCCAACCCGGCGCCTGGACAAAACGTCGGCGTCGGCACCAGCGTGGAGCTCATCGTTTCCACCGGCAAGGTGGTGGTCCCGGAACTGCGCGCCCTTACCCGCGACGAGGCTGAAGCCGCGCTGAAGCAGCTGGGCCTGGTGCCCTCGGTGATCGAGATGGAGAACTCGCAGGTGGAGCCGGGCAAGGTGACGGACCAAAGTGATCCGGCCAACACCGCCGTGGAACAGGGGAAGACCATCACCATCGTGGTGGCCAAGGCTCCGCCACCGCCGCCGGCGCCAACGGAGACCCCCACGCCCGCGCCCTCGGCGACACCGACCCCCAAGCCCACCAAAAAGGGCTGA